acaaaagaagaaaaataaaaaagccaacttgaacataaaaagatcTACAGCCATGGATATGAATGGATGATTAAAATAAGCTTGCAACCCTTAATAAGGACTTTAAGATGTTTTAAAGATGCTAAAAATCTAAAGAATGCAAGTTCACATACGGAGCCATCCATCGGTAAGTTCCAGTTTCAGGTGTCATCCCCTCAGTCTTGACCTCAATGCGGGCAACCCCAAAATCAGCAATCTTAATCGATTTGTCCGCAAATATAAGTAGATTGTCAGACTTGAGATCCCTATGTATAAATCCCAACCCATGCACATACTCCATACCCTTAGAGATATCCAGTGCTTGCTTGACGGCCAGCTTTAGAGGCACGGACCTATTCTGCCTTCTCATGAGAAACTGCCGCACTGATCCACCCTTTGCGTactctgtcacaatgcaccacaccaTTGGCTTCCTGCATGCCCCAATAAACCTGACAATATTTGGGTGCTTGAGATTTGCAAGCATCATAACCTCTTGCCCAAACTGCTGTTCCATCAACTGTGCCCTCTCAGGGTCATTCTCCGGCTTTTCCAACAACTTAATAGCAACATCTTCTCCATCATAAGTGCCCCTGTAGAGCTTCCCAAAAGCTCCCTGAGCAAAGGCCACCCCCATATTCAACTTCCTGAGGTCGATGGTCCACTCATCGTAGTTCTCAAGAGACTCTGTAGAATATCGTGGGTCCATCAAAGCCTGAGCCAATGCATCCTCATTCATAGCATGAGAAACCCTTCCGGGTCGCAACACGCTGTGCCCCACCGAGAAGTTGGCCCCCGGGAACAGGCGGAGTCCATTATGATGCAGAATTCCAGTTCTCGAGTTGTTCGATCCGACGCTGCTGTTCTCCAAGGACATGGCAACGGATCCATCACAAGTGCTCGTCTGCAGGCTTCCAACACTATCCATGGACATGTTGGAGCCTTCATCGAGCTTCCGATAGAACCCCATATCATAAAAGCCGTTCCCAACAATATTGCCGCCACTGCCACCACCAATAATAAACCCAGAAAATTTTGAACCCTCCGCCATTCACAGTCGAAGCAACAACCAAAAGCCCACAAATTTCTTCAAGAAACCCTATAATTCACTCGATCCTACCACCAAAAACTCAATTTATACACCAATTCAATCAATAAGAAGTCCCAAAAGACTCCATAAAACGATCCCAGTATCTCATTGACACCTGTTATATCCAAATCGAAACAAGATTAAGACACAGGGATCAATCTATTTCATAGGAACAACCAAAGATAATACCTCGTTTACAAGATCGACCAATCATTGCCGAGAATCAGGACGATCAAGAAAACCTATAAGCGGGAACAAGGAAGCTATCTGAGCATAGGAAGCACCGATTCGAGCAACACGTACCGCAATCGAGACTGCACAGTGCGGCGCACGGGATTGAGAAGGCGGTCGCCAGGTCGGCGGAGGAGAGGAGGGTTGATTGAGGGGTTTTATGGGGAGATTTGGGGTGGAGGAAGACGACGACCAGTGCGGTCGGGGAGCAGAGCCGCAAGCTTGATATTTTGCTTTCCCTTTTGCCTTTTCTTAAACCTTCTTCCGCacctaataatattatttattactaCTAATTATTTCAAGCTTTTAATTTTGAAGATTTCTATAAACAATTCAATTGTAAAAAACTTTAATATTCTCAACATATCACTTAATTCTAATAAAATAAACTCATTCCATACATttatcttttcttcctcttcttctttttcttctcttcagcATCTTTTATCATCGTTGACGTAAaataatgaaaatgataaataattaaatggaataatataaaaataaaaataaaagaaagatatgagaactaattttttatttaatatttttaagatttaagATATCATATTGCAAGTCCAGTGGATCCAGAAGATGTCCATTATGATTGGTAATTGACGAGTTATGAGAAATAAGAATTTGattgataattataaaattatattttatatttttttaaatggttGCCATGTTGAAGCATGGGATGGGGTTGCCGATAACCATGGAAGTCACAAGGGTTGTAAGTACGTTAGGTTAATATAACGCCCGTTGTGCAAATGTCAACTGATTGACTATGCACTTTCACCTCCAACTTGAATGTCGTATTATTGGATAGCTTCTTCCTTTTGTTTCTGCCAAAATCATATAACATACGTGTATTTGTTTCTAAAATTTCAAGTCTAGCAGATACATAATtcctaaaaaatcataaaaattgtgCATCCGATACAGTTTTGCCATTAATCTTCAAGAGTTTACTATTATTTTAGATCGACTTTTGGTGATTGTGCTGGCGAGAATATTAATGGCGCTTtacgtattttatatttttattttttttaactcaaACTAATTACTATTAGTTAAAGGTATTCAACAGCATTATGAGATCTAtacatttgctatatcaaacatataCATACACGTATATTTAACAGGAAGTCAAAGTCGAAATATGGGTTGCAATAAGTGACCGTGTTTGCCAAAAACAGTCGATCTAAAATAGGCATGCTTAAACTCTTATCTAAATGGATATGAACACCAATATTGTATGATTAGGATAAAGCACAAAACCAATGACCAGCATGAAGACTTAAAAGCAAGCATGACAAGCAAATCACTGCAGGAAAAACAATAATACCTACAAAACAAAccatttatccttttttttttgtgttaatgcACTCTTAGGTAACAACTTTGACATAAGTATGTGTGGCATAGAATAGAACTACACACACATCTTTATTTGAAATCCAATGCATAGAACACAGACACACATGTTCATTGCATCGAGTAAGTCCCAAAACAATGTGCCGATACAAATGACTATAATTTATGCAACATTTCAGTGACCATGTCAAATTCACAAGCAACAGATTCAGGTTACACAGGGGTTCAAAATTCACCATTTCTAATACACATATAAATATGACTCACTATTTGATTGGTGCACATTTCAATGGCATCCATATTTGGCAATACTGGGGAACCAGAACAGGTTCATTAATGCatcttctttgttttttcttatttatcttgAAGAAATCAGCACTTGCCACTTAGGTTAGGTGCAAGCAAGTTCCTGAGAACTTATACATACACAAGACTTCTCGTTCTACTGAATCAAGGCACACAGTAACAGgaatgttttccttctgaaaataAAGCAATAGGCgaagagaaaaacaaaagaaaataactGTCTGTTGAAACTATCCCTTAGTCTCTCGAATGTGCTTATGAGAAATCTAAGCAACAACCTCCAGGCCTCCTTTAACAACAAAAGAAGTATAATGATGTCCTACTTTAGAATTTCCAGCAATTTGCCAATGTTCTAAGCATGGCATGACAGTTCTAAGATTCAATGTACACTACAAGCCTAACACCTCCAACTTGCACTTTCACTTCCAGATCATGAAATCCATATGCAAGATCAATTAAACTGTGGAACTAAAAGTTGAATGACTGAAACAAAATTGCTTTGGGACCTTAACAAAATAAAATCGGACAGATGACATTATGCTGACGAGAAATCCTGAATTATTCCAATCAAAACATAGCAAGAGAGAAAACTCGGTTGTTATTAGAGCTTGAACATAATACTGCAAGGAAGAGAAACTCAATTGTTCTTAGGGCACAGGACACGGCTTCGATATTCTCCAAGAGCCCAGATTGGAAATATATTTCGATATGCTGAATAACTGATCATGCAGTTTCTGTTGAAGACCCCCATAATCTCCTGCACAAAGAAACATATCATAAGTAAAGAAAGCAAAACACATCTAGGTTCTTAAAGCATGCTGGTGTGAAAAATTCCATCATGTATGAATGGGTCATGGAATTTTTTTAGTTCACTGACTCCAGCTTAGAAAAGTAGACCTTGGTTCCTTCCAAGTGTTTGGAAGACTaggcttttctttttcctcttggtAAAAAGCCAAGCTAGTATTTGCATTAGAGGACTTACATCAGTATATTTATCTGTGGAGATCGTGAAATATAATTGAATATGGCAACCATAATTAAATAACTCAAGATTAGTGAAGAGAAAATATAATCAACAAGTAGACCTGAGCAGGGGAAGGAGAAAATGACAATTTTCAATGAactaatttaataaaatatacaTGTGCATGACAACAATAGATGTGccactcatgatcatggataaataACATACCATCTAATAAGTTTCACAAACAGTAGATCCATATTAAAATTATAGTTCAGTAAATCAAGATATGCATGAACAAGAATTGGGAAATTGTAGTGAACCATAAATCTAGCTTTAATAATTGTAGCATCCATTTTTGCATTTGCTTAAAGCTAGCTAGGATGATAGATGTCTTACTTGTTGGGGAAACTCGCCATTCTCCATCTGCATATTTATTAAAACTTTTGCTGCTCGATGCAATGGTTTTGGATCTCTCTCACACTGCTCCAACATagttatgaaattttaaaatcttaGAAAGGATCTCCTTCACGTGGCAAGTCAGTTGTTTAATCAAGAGACCAAGTTATATTACATCTTACGCATCATACAATACATTTTGCCATAAAAGAACTGTTAAAACTTGCATGTGAATAGAATGTGATAATAACGATTCTAGCAATTCTGGCAGCACAAGTACCTTATAGTTGGCAAATACGTACCACATTCAGTATTTTTCTTTTCACATTGTCTTTTGAACATACCATATTTAATAGGAAATGTTGCActgttttttcatatattttgtgGACTTGTTTGTACTAGAATTATTGTGACCAAGGATTTAAAATTTGGCTGCAAAGGAGTGTTAGCAAACTGTTAGAATGCTGCATGGTAGGCTGCCTTGCCATTGCAACAATACAACAACGTACCACAAAGTCCCAGCAATTTGGGGTCACTTACATAGATCTTCTCTTGCCATCGAGTTCCATTGAGGGCACTATCACTAGTGAAACAAAGTGacatcaaattttttattttatcatttccaATAAAGTTTACTTAGATCGTCCTGATGGAAATATTTCTTGTGTAACCTTTTATACTGAGCCCACAAATCCATTTTAGCATCCTCACCTCAACGTCACTAACTATATATGTGTTGTTTTCTAGCTAACATTCAGATAATATACCTCTATTGGAACTGCTCTTAATTGTTCATGGATGTAATAGTTCTTACATACTATCTTTATTTTTAATGCACATACCCACCTTAGCATTCTAAGCAAACGTAGCTTTTTGTATATCacgttttctaacatttaaattaGTAGAACTTAGCTAGCCTTACAAttggcttatatatatatataatctaaggTGCAAATCACAATCACACAACAATCATGGTACAAATCACCACTTTAACTatataaacaattcatcaatcttCCCTCACCAAATAGTATATCAACCACTACCTCAGCATTGGCATGGTGATTTAGCATGTCATCTCATCCACCAGCAAAAACAAAGAGCACTTGCAAGATTATATtattcaaggtatgcaataccgtactatACCGATGTTTCGAAGTTGGCTCAGTACGGTACAGTACCATATATtgctcggtacaccagggtgtaccgagtggttttaaatatttttcctcttattgtagcactgtagcagtgctacagtataatgcTCTAatactgtagcacgttccgtctgATAACAGgtgatccgcgtaccggtatgccatcggacTGATACGTACCAGGCGATACTATTCGAAATTGTATACCATGATATTATTTACATCTAAGTTTAAAGAAATACAAAACCAACACAGAAAGTTTCATAAAGCAACATATATTGCATATGCATCTTTACTACAGGTGACAAATGTCCAGTTAATTATGTTCCGAGTGACATTGAATTTCGGATTTTACTTCTTAAGTTTGATAAAATGAAGGGGACACTACCTCATTGTTAAAAGGAAATCTCATTCTT
This DNA window, taken from Musa acuminata AAA Group cultivar baxijiao chromosome BXJ3-7, Cavendish_Baxijiao_AAA, whole genome shotgun sequence, encodes the following:
- the LOC135643640 gene encoding serine/threonine-protein kinase STY13-like isoform X2 — its product is MAEGSKFSGFIIGGGSGGNIVGNGFYDMGFYRKLDEGSNMSMDSVGSLQTSTCDGSVAMSLENSSVGSNNSRTGILHHNGLRLFPGANFSVGHSVLRPGRVSHAMNEDALAQALMDPRYSTESLENYDEWTIDLRKLNMGVAFAQGAFGKLYRGTYDGEDVAIKLLEKPENDPERAQLMEQQFGQEVMMLANLKHPNIVRFIGACRKPMVWCIVTEYAKGGSVRQFLMRRQNRSVPLKLAVKQALDISKGMEYVHGLGFIHRDLKSDNLLIFADKSIKIADFGVARIEVKTEGMTPETGTYRWMAPIIC
- the LOC135643640 gene encoding serine/threonine-protein kinase STY13-like isoform X1; amino-acid sequence: MAEGSKFSGFIIGGGSGGNIVGNGFYDMGFYRKLDEGSNMSMDSVGSLQTSTCDGSVAMSLENSSVGSNNSRTGILHHNGLRLFPGANFSVGHSVLRPGRVSHAMNEDALAQALMDPRYSTESLENYDEWTIDLRKLNMGVAFAQGAFGKLYRGTYDGEDVAIKLLEKPENDPERAQLMEQQFGQEVMMLANLKHPNIVRFIGACRKPMVWCIVTEYAKGGSVRQFLMRRQNRSVPLKLAVKQALDISKGMEYVHGLGFIHRDLKSDNLLIFADKSIKIADFGVARIEVKTEGMTPETGTYRWMAPEMIQHRPYNQKVDVYSFGIVLWELITGMLPFPNMTAVQAAFAVVNKGVRPVIPQDCLPALNEIMTRCWDANPDVRPSFSEIITMLQSAQEDVMNTVRKARFRCCIQPMAID